One genomic window of Desertifilum tharense IPPAS B-1220 includes the following:
- the uvrC gene encoding excinuclease ABC subunit UvrC — protein MNPVTKTLQLVKDRDRLEKRLKEIPPEPGVYLMRDESDRILYIGKSKRLRSRVRSYFRDSNRLSDRIQMMVRQVAEIEFIVTDTEAEALALEANLVKQHQPYFNVLLKDDKKYPYVCITWSEDYPRIFITRRRLLNNQKDKYYGPFVDTGALRTTLRLAKRLFPLRQRPQPLHKDRPCLNYDMGRCPGVCQGLITPEEYRQTIQKIAMVFQGRTEELIEILNENMNQAAENLNFEVAARIRDQIGGIRSLFADQKVALPNDTVSRDAIALAADDKHACIQLFQIRAGRLVSRLGFFADAQAGTPGAILQRVLEEHYQNADAVEIPTEILVQHELPDEEILAEYLTQRKGRKVTLLTPQRQLKAELIEMVERNAHYELERTQRTSDRNTQALQDLANLLDLSELPHRIEGYDISHIQGSNAVASQVVFIDGVSAKQHYRHYKIKNPEVTAGHSDDFASLAEVIRRRFRKFAENPELPRIGNPEFPDLVMIDGGKGQLSSVVAVLQDLNLMEDVRVVSLAKQREEIFLPGESFPLETDAEQPGVQLLRRLRDEAHRFAVTFHRQQRSDKMRRSRLDEIPGLGFHRQKQLLAHFHSIDYIREATPQQLAEVSGIGPHLAQEIYDYFHP, from the coding sequence GTGAACCCTGTTACCAAAACCCTGCAACTGGTTAAAGATCGCGATCGCCTAGAGAAACGCCTCAAAGAGATTCCCCCAGAACCGGGAGTATACTTGATGCGGGATGAGAGCGATCGCATTCTCTATATTGGTAAGTCTAAAAGATTGCGATCGCGCGTGCGTTCCTATTTTCGCGATTCTAACAGACTGAGCGATCGCATTCAGATGATGGTGCGCCAAGTCGCGGAAATTGAATTTATTGTCACCGATACTGAAGCTGAAGCCTTAGCACTAGAAGCGAATTTAGTCAAGCAGCATCAACCCTATTTCAACGTCTTACTCAAAGACGATAAGAAATATCCCTACGTTTGCATTACCTGGTCTGAAGACTATCCTCGCATCTTCATTACCCGTCGGCGACTGTTAAACAATCAAAAAGACAAATATTATGGCCCTTTTGTCGATACAGGGGCTTTGCGAACCACCCTGCGACTCGCCAAGCGGTTATTTCCCCTGCGCCAACGTCCGCAACCGCTGCATAAAGACAGGCCTTGCCTCAATTATGACATGGGTCGTTGTCCGGGAGTCTGTCAAGGCTTAATTACGCCTGAAGAGTATCGCCAAACCATCCAAAAAATTGCGATGGTGTTCCAAGGACGAACCGAAGAGTTGATCGAAATTCTCAACGAGAATATGAACCAAGCCGCAGAGAACCTTAACTTTGAGGTAGCGGCGAGAATTCGCGATCAAATTGGCGGAATTCGTTCTTTGTTCGCCGATCAAAAAGTCGCGCTGCCTAATGATACCGTCTCGCGAGATGCGATCGCCCTGGCTGCCGACGACAAACACGCCTGCATTCAACTGTTCCAAATTCGCGCCGGAAGACTAGTCAGTCGTTTAGGCTTCTTCGCCGACGCGCAAGCCGGAACCCCCGGCGCTATCTTACAACGCGTCTTAGAAGAACATTACCAAAACGCCGACGCCGTAGAAATTCCCACTGAAATTCTCGTACAGCACGAACTCCCCGATGAGGAAATCCTAGCCGAATACCTCACTCAGCGCAAAGGGCGCAAAGTCACCCTACTAACGCCACAGCGCCAACTCAAAGCCGAACTGATCGAAATGGTCGAACGTAACGCCCATTATGAACTAGAACGGACGCAACGGACGAGCGATCGCAATACCCAAGCCTTACAAGACTTAGCCAACCTCCTCGACTTAAGCGAACTTCCCCACCGGATAGAAGGCTACGACATTTCCCACATTCAAGGATCGAACGCCGTCGCCTCCCAAGTCGTTTTCATCGATGGCGTCAGCGCCAAACAACATTATCGCCATTACAAGATTAAAAACCCCGAAGTCACCGCCGGACATTCCGACGACTTCGCCAGCCTCGCAGAAGTCATTCGCCGCCGCTTTCGCAAATTTGCCGAAAACCCTGAATTACCGCGCATTGGCAACCCAGAATTCCCCGATCTGGTTATGATTGATGGAGGAAAAGGACAACTCTCTTCAGTCGTCGCCGTTTTACAAGACTTGAATTTAATGGAAGATGTCCGCGTTGTCAGTTTAGCCAAACAGCGCGAAGAAATCTTTCTCCCTGGCGAGTCTTTCCCCCTAGAAACCGACGCCGAACAACCCGGAGTCCAACTGCTGCGCCGCCTGCGAGACGAAGCACACCGTTTCGCCGTCACTTTCCACCGCCAGCAGCGTAGCGACAAAATGCGTCGTTCCCGCCTTGATGAAATTCCCGGTTTGGGTTTCCATCGCCAAAAGCAACTCCTAGCGCATTTCCACTCCATTGACTACATCCGCGAAGCCACACCCCAACAACTCGCCGAAGTTTCCGGAATAGGTCCGCATTTAGCACAGGAAATCTATGATTATTTTCATCCCTGA